In the genome of Streptomyces racemochromogenes, one region contains:
- a CDS encoding MerR family transcriptional regulator, producing the protein MTADDSYDRLDDDDYPAYTMGRAAEMIGTTQGFLRAIGEARLITPLRSEGGHRRYSRYQLRIAARARELVDQGTPIEAACRIIILEDQLEEAQRINAEYRRAAEAGTPPQQA; encoded by the coding sequence ATGACAGCTGACGACTCGTACGACCGTCTCGACGACGACGACTACCCCGCCTACACCATGGGCCGCGCCGCCGAGATGATCGGCACCACGCAGGGCTTCCTCCGCGCCATCGGCGAGGCCCGCCTGATCACTCCGCTGCGCTCCGAGGGCGGTCACCGCCGCTACTCCCGCTACCAGCTCCGCATCGCGGCCCGCGCCCGCGAACTCGTCGACCAGGGCACCCCGATCGAGGCCGCCTGCCGCATCATCATCCTCGAGGACCAGCTCGAAGAGGCCCAGCGCATCAACGCCGAGTACCGCCGCGCCGCCGAAGCCGGCACGCCCCCGCAGCAGGCCTGA
- a CDS encoding Hsp20/alpha crystallin family protein, protein MLMRTDPFREMDRIVQQLSGSSGTWSKPSVMPMDAYRQGDAYVIAFDLPGVSTEAIDIDVERNMLTVKAERRPAEKSDGVQMELSERPLGVFSRQVMLADTLDTEHIEAHYDAGVLTLRIPIAERAKPRKIAIGGESGRKQISG, encoded by the coding sequence ATGCTGATGCGCACCGACCCGTTCCGCGAGATGGACCGCATCGTCCAGCAGCTCTCGGGCTCGTCGGGCACGTGGTCGAAGCCGTCCGTGATGCCGATGGACGCCTACCGTCAGGGTGACGCGTACGTGATCGCCTTCGACCTCCCCGGTGTGAGCACCGAGGCGATCGACATCGACGTCGAGCGGAACATGCTGACGGTGAAGGCCGAGCGCCGGCCCGCGGAGAAGTCCGACGGCGTGCAGATGGAGCTCTCCGAGCGGCCCCTCGGCGTCTTCTCCCGCCAGGTCATGCTGGCCGACACCCTCGACACCGAGCACATCGAAGCCCACTACGACGCGGGCGTCCTCACCCTGCGGATCCCGATCGCCGAGCGCGCCAAGCCGCGCAAGATCGCCATCGGCGGGGAGTCCGGCCGCAAGCAGATCTCCGGCTGA
- a CDS encoding DUF2267 domain-containing protein: MFDRHRANPAQPAMTFEHMLERVRYEGAYPTRERAEEAVRTVLAALGRQLVGDERVDLARCLPVEAARALTAQVPDTERLTGWAFIKDMATRGATSPAIARWDTGAVLGVVTRLTGPDLLARILRQLPDGYALLFGQAELRQPQRAA, from the coding sequence ATGTTCGACCGGCATCGAGCGAACCCGGCCCAGCCCGCCATGACGTTCGAGCACATGCTGGAACGCGTGCGCTACGAAGGCGCGTATCCCACCCGTGAACGCGCCGAGGAAGCCGTCCGTACCGTCCTCGCCGCCCTCGGACGACAGCTCGTCGGGGACGAACGCGTCGACCTCGCGCGGTGCCTGCCCGTCGAGGCCGCCCGCGCCCTGACCGCTCAGGTCCCCGACACCGAACGGCTCACGGGCTGGGCCTTCATCAAGGACATGGCCACCCGGGGCGCCACCAGCCCGGCCATCGCCCGCTGGGACACCGGCGCCGTCCTCGGCGTCGTGACCCGGCTCACCGGTCCCGACCTCCTCGCCCGGATCCTCCGGCAGCTTCCCGACGGCTACGCGCTCCTCTTCGGCCAGGCAGAGCTCAGGCAGCCCCAGCGGGCCGCCTGA
- a CDS encoding HSP18 transcriptional regulator, which translates to MNEAAEPTAPVTFLAAAAALETINQAVREAQQASTGTSAAPPAAGEGPHPALAALLMLREVREQLGGWETGLIETARSEGASWADLAGPLGVASRQAAERRYLRLRPGKAGSTGEERVQATRDARAADRSVDAWARDNAADLRRLAGQVTALTGLADDAERAIGDLNQALAHNDTARLVGPLAGTRAHLRPEDAELAERIDAMTRHADRLRRDTRGQRGT; encoded by the coding sequence ATGAACGAGGCCGCAGAGCCGACCGCACCCGTCACCTTCCTGGCCGCCGCCGCGGCACTGGAGACCATCAACCAGGCCGTCCGGGAAGCGCAGCAGGCCTCCACGGGCACATCGGCGGCGCCGCCGGCGGCGGGCGAGGGCCCCCACCCGGCGCTGGCCGCCCTGCTGATGCTGCGCGAGGTCCGCGAGCAGCTGGGAGGCTGGGAAACCGGCCTGATCGAAACCGCCCGCAGCGAGGGCGCCAGCTGGGCCGACCTCGCCGGCCCCCTCGGTGTCGCCAGCCGCCAGGCCGCCGAGCGCCGCTACCTGCGTCTGCGGCCGGGGAAGGCCGGGAGCACGGGCGAGGAGCGCGTCCAGGCCACCCGCGACGCCCGCGCCGCCGACCGCAGCGTGGACGCCTGGGCCCGCGACAACGCCGCCGACCTGCGCCGGCTCGCCGGCCAGGTCACCGCGCTCACCGGCCTCGCCGACGACGCCGAGCGCGCCATCGGCGACCTGAACCAGGCCCTCGCGCACAACGACACCGCCCGCCTCGTCGGCCCCCTGGCCGGCACCCGCGCCCACCTGCGGCCGGAGGACGCCGAGCTGGCCGAGCGCATCGACGCCATGACCCGGCACGCCGACCGGCTCCGCCGGGACACCCGCGGTCAGCGCGGCACGTGA
- a CDS encoding DUF2267 domain-containing protein — MSMRREAFLDHVQERGEYETREEAERAARVVLALLGAHLVGAVRASLAARLPETYALILLNPLQAAEPLSPERFVRATAAWIEGATEKTALWDIGAVLSTVAAAAGDVLTREALLQLPPGYDLLFGHPQPT; from the coding sequence ATGTCGATGCGCAGGGAAGCCTTCCTGGACCACGTCCAGGAACGCGGCGAGTACGAGACCCGGGAGGAAGCCGAACGGGCGGCCCGCGTCGTCCTGGCCCTGCTGGGCGCCCACCTGGTCGGAGCCGTACGGGCCTCACTCGCCGCCCGCCTTCCCGAGACCTACGCCCTGATCCTCCTCAACCCCCTCCAGGCCGCCGAGCCGCTCTCGCCCGAACGCTTCGTCCGCGCGACCGCGGCCTGGATCGAGGGCGCCACCGAGAAGACGGCCCTGTGGGACATCGGCGCCGTCCTGTCCACCGTGGCCGCGGCGGCCGGGGACGTCCTCACCCGCGAAGCCCTGCTCCAGCTCCCGCCCGGCTACGACCTCCTCTTCGGCCACCCCCAGCCCACCTGA